Within the Candidatus Binatia bacterium genome, the region GTCCTGTTCGCGAAGAAACTGCTCGCCACCGGTTTCATCGAACAAGCCGAGCTGGACCGCATCGCCGCCGAAGTGCAGCGCAAAATCGACGAGGCCATCGCCTTTGCGCAATCGAGCCCGTTCCCGGAACCGCAGGAAGCGCTCGACGACGTGTTCGCCCCGTGAGGAATTCTCGACCATCAACTATCGACTATCGACTGTGAACTGTCTTCAGAGGAGTTTTCCATGCCCGTGATCGGATTTATCGAGGCAATCAGGCAGGCCATAGGGGAAGAGATGGAACGCGACCCGAGCGTGTTCATCATGGGTGAAGACGTCAAGCTGGGGGCGTTTGCCGCCACGCGTGGCCTCTTCGAGAAGTTCGGAGCGGCGCGGGTACGCAATACGCCGATCTCCGAAGCCGGCATCGCCGGTGCCGGGATCGGCGCGGCCATGGCCGGCATGCGCCCCATCGTCGAGATCGAGTTCGCCAGTTTCTTCTACTGTTGCTTCGACCAGGTCTGCAACCAGGCCGCCAAGCTGCGCTACATGTCCGGGGGACAAGCGCGCCTGCCACTCACCTTCCGCTGCGTCTACGGAGCCATGGGGTCCGCGGCGGCGCAGCATTCCGAGGTCATCTACCCGCAGTTCCTCGCCGCACCGGGACTGAAGATAGTGGTCCCGTCGGGCGCGGCCGAAGCGAAGGGTCTGCTGAAGGCCGCCATCCGTGACGACAATCCTGTCCTCGTGTTCGAGCACGGACGCCTGGGATTCACCCAGGGTGAGGTACCGGACGGGGAGTACATTATCCCGCTCGGTCGCGGCGCGGTGAAACGCGCGGGCACGGACCTCACCATCATCGCCATCGGCGCCATGGTGCCCAAGGCGCTGACCGTCGCCGAAGAGATGGCGAAGGACGGCGTCAGTGTCGAGGTCTGGGACCCACAGACGCTGGTGCCGCTCGACGAAGAGGGCATGCTCGCCTCGGTGGCGAAGACCGGCCGTGTCGTGATTGCCGACGAGGGACACCTGCGCGGCGGCGCCGCCGGCGATCTGGCCGCCATCATCATCGACAAGGGCTTCGATTACCTCAATGCACCGATCAAACGGGTCACCGCGCTCGACGTGCCGATCCCCTTCAGCCCGCCGCTCGAAAACTACGTGCTGCCCGACGAAGCCAAGATCAAAGCGGCGGTCCAAGAAATCCTGCCCTAGCATCACTCAGGACCCAGGACCCATCACTCAAAACTCAGCACTCAGGACTGACATGCCGGTTGAAGTTGTCATGCCCAAGTTCGGCCTGACCATGCAGGAGGGCAAGATCCAGCAATGGTTCAAGGCCGAAGGCGACGCCATCGAGACGGGCCAGCCGCTGTTCGAAGTGGAGACGGAGAAGGTTCTCTACGAGGTCGAGGCGCCAGCCAGCGGTGTGGTGGCCAAGCTGCTGTACCCGCTGGAGTCGACGGTGCCCTGCGCCAAGGCCGTCGCCGTCATCGCGGTGGGCGGGGAGGATCCGGCCGCCATAGCGAAGGCCTATGCCTCGACGAAAGCGCCGGAAACCGGCGCGTCCACCCTACCCCACGCCGCGGCACCCGCATCTCAGCGCACAGCATCCACACCGGCTGGCGCCATCGTCGCCACCCCGGC harbors:
- a CDS encoding alpha-ketoacid dehydrogenase subunit beta, encoding MPVIGFIEAIRQAIGEEMERDPSVFIMGEDVKLGAFAATRGLFEKFGAARVRNTPISEAGIAGAGIGAAMAGMRPIVEIEFASFFYCCFDQVCNQAAKLRYMSGGQARLPLTFRCVYGAMGSAAAQHSEVIYPQFLAAPGLKIVVPSGAAEAKGLLKAAIRDDNPVLVFEHGRLGFTQGEVPDGEYIIPLGRGAVKRAGTDLTIIAIGAMVPKALTVAEEMAKDGVSVEVWDPQTLVPLDEEGMLASVAKTGRVVIADEGHLRGGAAGDLAAIIIDKGFDYLNAPIKRVTALDVPIPFSPPLENYVLPDEAKIKAAVQEILP